A region from the Flavobacteriales bacterium genome encodes:
- the lpcA gene encoding D-sedoheptulose 7-phosphate isomerase encodes MSTDRIRSHFAEAASVLDKFLADPANVEAVERAAAFMTYCLKQGNKIISCGNGGSMCDAMHFAEELTGRFRDDRRPIAALSISDPSHLTCVGNDHGFEYVFSRFVQAHGNDGDVLLAISTSGNSPNVLRAAEIARDKGLHVIALTGKDGGKLAELSTVEVRVPHNGYADRIQEIHIKVIHAFIDHIEQALA; translated from the coding sequence ATGAGCACCGATCGCATCCGTTCGCACTTTGCCGAGGCCGCTTCCGTGCTGGACAAGTTCCTGGCCGACCCGGCGAACGTGGAGGCCGTGGAACGCGCCGCCGCCTTCATGACCTACTGCCTGAAGCAAGGCAACAAGATCATCAGCTGTGGCAACGGCGGCAGCATGTGCGATGCGATGCACTTCGCCGAAGAACTCACCGGCCGCTTCCGCGATGACCGCAGGCCCATTGCTGCGCTCAGCATCAGCGACCCCAGCCACCTCACCTGCGTGGGAAACGATCACGGGTTCGAGTACGTGTTCAGCCGTTTCGTGCAGGCGCACGGCAACGACGGTGATGTGCTGCTGGCCATCAGCACCAGCGGCAACAGCCCCAACGTGCTGCGCGCAGCCGAGATCGCACGCGACAAAGGCCTGCACGTGATCGCGCTCACCGGCAAGGATGGCGGCAAACTGGCCGAGCTCAGCACGGTGGAAGTGCGGGTGCCGCACAACGGCTACGCCGATCGCATACAGGAGATCCATATCAAGGTGATCCACGCCTTCATCGATCACATCGAACAGGCTCTCGCATGA